The following coding sequences are from one Lasioglossum baleicum chromosome 18, iyLasBale1, whole genome shotgun sequence window:
- the LOC143218163 gene encoding uncharacterized protein LOC143218163 — protein MVFSAIVVTSALKGALGLMGTSLWLIPLLIAGLSYYRYDQLDPESRPINRYPLYPEYDFIVVGGGSAGAVVASRLSEIPDWKVLLLEAGPDENEITDVPSLAAYLQLTKLDWKYKTEPTGRACLAMKGGRCNWPRGKVLGGSSVLNYMLYVRGNRHDYDHWESLGNPGWGYDQALYYFKKSEDNRNPYLQKSAYHSTGGYLTVQEAPWKTPLVVAFVQAGVELGYENRDINGERQTGFMIAQGTIRRGSRCSTAKAFLRPVRLRRNIHTAMNAHVTRVLVDPVTMRATGVEFFRDGRRQIVRARKEVILSAGAVNSAQILMLSGIGPSEHLQQLGIPVIKDLRVGDNLQDHVGMGGLTFLIDKPVAIVQNRLQAAPITMHYVANGRGPMTTLGGVEGYAFVNTKFANRSIDYPDIQFHMAPASINSDAGVQVKRVLGITDEVYDSVYKPIADKDAWTIMPLLLRPRSRGTVRLRSSNPFSSPIIDANYFADTRDIATLVEGAKLAIKISEAKVFKQFGSRTYRVNLPGCKHLKFASDAYWECHIRHISMTIYHPVGTTKMGPPTDPTAVVDPRLRVYGVQGLRVIDASIMPTISSGNTNAPVIMIGEKGADLVKSDWLDYATTRFDVHCQISTLLLHSNMVHVAYGVLLLASFLAVPIRSQSLLESLRTYGPPSEILNRVDPNNKKYDFIIVGAGSAGSVLANRLSENKKWNVLLLEAGGTETVLHQIPILVGYFQLSNYNWGYTVEPQKNCCLGMINRQCSWPRGKSLGGTSSLNYMIHTRGNKLDYDIWSALGNEGWSYNEVLPYYVKSEKFNVPGITNSSYHGDQGNLCVEYVPYHTDLAKAFLKAGRELGYKIIDYNGEDQIGFSYIQANLDRGTRCSASKAYLRVNRPNLDIATGAMVTKVLINDDNQAHGVEFIQNNQRKQVFCSKEVILSAGTIDSAKLLMLSGIGPRDHLEDLGIKVLKDLKVGYSMYEHIGFLGLTFMANQPVSLLQSRLARPSVFVQYFLNRSGLMSMPGGAEALAFIRTKYAPDSRPDIELLFAAGSVHSDGGIPLKKALRITPELYHTVYKPIENKDAWSIWPILQNPRSVGRLTLKSKNPFDPPKMDPNFFDHPADVEIILEGIKHAINISRTASFRKYGSRLHDIKIPGCTEFEFASDDYWRCAIKHLPSMMNHEIGTVKMGPESDSYAVVDPKLRVYGMKGLRVADASIMPTIPTGHVNAGIYMIGEKAADMIKEFWQ, from the exons ATGGTGTTCAGCGCGATCGTGGTGACGTCCGCCTTGAAGGGAGCGCTGGGTCTCATGGGAACGAGCCTATGGCTAATCCCTTTGCTAATAGCAGGCCTGTCCTACTACCGCTACGACCAACTGGACCCGGAAAGTCGACCCATCAACCGATACCCTTTGTACCCGGAGTACGACTTCATCGTGGTGGGAGGAGGCTCGGCAGGAGCAGTGGTAGCTAGCAGACTATCGGAAATCCCGGATTGGAAGGTGCTTCTACTAGAAGCCGGGCCAGATGAGAACGAAATAACAGACGTGCCTTCGTTGGCTGCCTATCTTCAGCTGACGAAACTGGAttggaaatataaaacagaaccAACTGGCAGGGCATGTCTGGCGATGAAGGGTGGCCGCTGCAATTGGCCCCGGGGGAAGGTTCTAGGTGGTTCCAGTGTGCTCAACTACATGCTGTACGTTCGAGGGAATCGTCATGATTACGACCACTGGGAGTCTCTCGGTAATCCTGGCTGGGGGTATGATCAGGCTTTATACTACTTCAAGAAGTCTGAGGACAATCGCAACCCTTATCTTCAGAAGAGCGCCTATCACTCTACGGGCGGTTACCTAACG GTACAGGAAGCCCCGTGGAAAACGCCCCTGGTAGTTGCGTTCGTGCAGGCGGGAGTGGAGTTGGGTTACGAGAACAGGGACATTAACGGCGAGCGGCAAACAGGCTTCATGATCGCCCAAGGAACCATTCGCAGAGGCAGCAGATGCTCCACAGCAAAGGCGTTCCTTCGGCCCGTGAGACTCCGCAGGAACATCCACACGGCCATGAACGCGCACGTGACCAGAGTCCTGGTAGACCCGGTCACCATGCGAGCCACTGGCGTCGAATTCTTTCGCGACGGTCGCAGGCAGATCGTCAGAGCTCGCAAAGAGGTGATCCTCTCAGCTGGCGCCGTGAACAGCGCCCAAATCCTGATGTTGTCGGGCATAGGACCCAGCGAGCACCTTCAGCAGTTAGGTATCCCCGTGATCAAGGACCTTCGAGTCGGAGATAACCTCCAAGATCATGTCGGCATGGGAGGATTGACTTTCTTGATCGATAAACCAGTTGCCATAGTGCAAAACCGTCTTCAGGCTGCGCCAATCACCATGCACTACGTGGCCAATGGTAGGGGGCCTATGACCACCCTAGGAGGGGTCGAAGGCTACGCCTTTGTCAATACTAAGTTTGCCAATAGGTCCATCGACTATCCTGATATTCAGTTCCACATGGCGCCAGCTTCTATCAATTCTGACGCCGGAGTTCAGGTGAAGCGAGTCTTGGGAATTACCGACGAGGTCTACGACTCTGTCTACAAGCCCATCGCTGATAAGGACGCTTGGACCATCATGCCATTATTGTTGAGACCAAGATCTCGCGGCACTGTCAGGTTAAGGAGCTCTAATCCTTTCAGCAGTCCTATTATCGACGCCAACTACTTCGCTGATACTAGAGACATTGCTACCTTGGTCGAAGGCGCCAAGCTCGCTATAAAAATTAGCGAGGCGAAGGTTTTCAAGCAGTTTGGCTCCAGAACGTACCGGGTCAATCTGCCAGGATGCAAGCATTTGAAGTTTGCCTCGGATGCCTATTGGGAGTGCCACATCAGGCATATTTCCATGACGATCTATCATCCCGTTGGTACCACAAAGATGGGACCGCCGACTGATCCTACCGCTGTGGTGGATCCTAGGTTGAGAGTTTACGGTGTTCAAGGTCTCAGGGTGATCGATGCCTCCATCATGCCGACTATTAGCAGTGGAAATACTAATGCGCCGGTTATTATGATCGGCGAGAAGGGTGCGGATCTTGTTAAGAGCGACTGGCTGGACTATGCCACGACGAGAT TTGATGTCCACTGCCAAATTAGTACTTTGCTTCTTCACAGCAATATGGTACACGTTGCCTATGGTGTGCTACTCCTGGCATCGTTTCTCGCCGTCCCTATAAGGTCCCAATCACTACTGGAATCATTGAGGACATACGGGCCACCATCAGAAATCCTGAACAGGGTCGATCCCAATAACAAGAAATACGATTTCATCATTGTGGGAGCTGGTTCTGCAGGTTCCGTCCTTGCCAATCGCCTCTCGGAGAACAAGAAATGGAATGTGCTGCTTCTGGAGGCAGGCGGGACCGAGACGGTGCTTCACCAGATCCCAATTCTCGTAGGATACTTTCAACTATCAAACTACAACTGGGGTTACACAGTTGAGCCGCAGAAGAATTGCTGTCTGGGGATGATCAACCGACAGTGTTCCTGGCCCCGGGGGAAGTCCCTAGGTGGCACCAGTTCTCTTAATTATATGATCCATACGAGAGGGAACAAGCTGGACTATGATATTTGGTCTGCGCTTGGGAATGAGGGCTGGTCTTACAACGAAGTCCTGCCCTATTATGTGAAGAGCGAGAAATTCAACGTGCCAG GTATCACGAATTCCTCCTACCACGGCGATCAAGGCAACCTGTGCGTGGAGTACGTGCCATACCACACAGACCTAGCGAAAGCGTTTCTCAAGGCTGGTCGCGAGCTAGGCTACAAGATCATAGACTACAACGGAGAAGATCAAATCGGCTTCTCTTACATCCAAGCGAACCTAGACAGAGGGACCCGGTGCAGCGCATCGAAGGCATACCTACGAGTCAATCGCCCAAACCTCGACATAGCAACAGGCGCGATGGTCACCAAAGTCTTAATCAACGATGATAACCAAGCGCACGGTGTAGAGTTCATCCAAAACAACCAACGCAAACAAGTCTTCTGTTCAAAAGAGGTAATCCTATCTGCAGGGACTATCGACTCAGCGAAGTTGCTGATGCTGTCCGGTATAGGTCCGCGGGATCACTTAGAGGACCTGGGAATCAAAGTACTGAAGGATTTGAAAGTAGGCTATAGCATGTACGAGCATATAGGATTCCTGGGACTAACGTTCATGGCGAATCAACCAGTGTCCTTGCTGCAGAGCAGACTGGCTAGACCTAGCGTTTTCGTCCAATACTTTCTGAATAGAAGTGGCCTGATGTCCATGCCAGGTGGAGCAGAGGCTCTGGCCTTCATCAGGACAAAGTATGCTCCTGATAGTAGACCTGACATTGAACTATTATTCGCCGCTGGGTCAGTACACTCTGACGGGGGTATACCCTTGAAAAAGGCTTTGAGAATCACCCCTGAGCTTTACCACACTGTCTACAAGCCAATCGAAAATAAGGACGCCTGGTCCATTTGGCCTATTCTGCAAAACCCCCGGAGCGTTGGTAGGCTGACTTTGAAGTCCAAGAACCCCTTCGATCCGCCAAAAATGGATCCTAATTTCTTCGACCACCCGGCAGACGTGGAAATCATCCTGGAGGGCATCAAACATGCTATCAACATCTCCAGGACGGCTTCCTTCAGGAAATATGGGAGTAGATTGCATGATATCAAGATCCCTGGATGCACAGAATTCGAGTTTGCCAGCGATGACTATTGGCGGTGTGCTATCAAGCATTTGCCATCGATGATGAATCATGAGATTGGAACCGTGAAGATGGGACCTGAGAGCGATTCTTATGCCGTTGTAGATCCCAAGCTTAGAGTTTATGGAATGAAGGGATTGAGGGTCGCTGATGCCAGTATTATGCCGACCATACCTACGGGACACGTTAACGCGGGGATTTATATGATTGGAGAGAAGGCGGCTGATATGATCAAGGAGTTTTGGCAGTGA
- the LOC143218106 gene encoding glucose dehydrogenase [FAD, quinone]-like, whose protein sequence is MAVGLTTVLSTTSLLGFSLIPLLAIGLSVFRYRQADPETHPTDARQLLRTYDFIVVGGGSAGSVIASRLSEVSNWTVLLLEAGSDENEVTDVPILAGYSQLTDFDWKYQTSPPTTSAYCLAMNGDRCNWPRGKVLGGSSVLNAMVYVRGNRRDYDNWAALGNVGWSYADVLPYFLKSEDNRNPYLARTPYHTTGGYLTVQESPWRSPMSIAFLQAGQELGYDNRDINGANQTGFMLTQSTIRRGSRCSTAKAFLRPVRNRPNLHIAMYAHVLRVLFNGDKRATGVEFVRDGRLQTVRVRREVIVSAGTINTPQLLMLSGIGPKEHLAEFDIPVISDLRVGDNLQDHAGLGGLTFLVSEPLSVRRDRYQTFSVMMDYILNERGPMTSPGIEALAFVNSKYADPSGDFPDIQFHFAPSSVSSDGDEQIKKILGLRDKVYNSMYKPLLKSETWSVLPLLLRPKSSGWVRLKSRNPFVYPDINPNYFTHKEDMDILVEGIRIAMQISNTTAFQRFRSRPHTIPMPGCQRYPFDTYDYWECCIRHFTFTIYHPTGTCKMGPKTDPTAVVDPRLRVYGVKGLRVADASIMPEIISGNPNAPVIMIGEKASDIIKEDWLYKKRRFVGR, encoded by the exons ATGGCAGTAGGGCTGACCACAGTTCTCAGCACCACTTCGCTTCTCGGATTTAGCCTAATCCCTCTCCTGGCTATCGGCTTGTCAGTGTTTCGATACAGGCAAGCCGATCCGGAGACTCACCCGACGGACGCTCGCCAG TTACTAAGGACATACGACTTCATAGTGGTGGGAGGTGGGAGCGCAGGGTCGGTTATTGCCTCGAGGTTGTCCGAGGTGTCGAATTGGACGGTGCTACTTTTGGAAGCTGGCAGCGACGAAAATGAAGTTACGGACGTCCCGATCTTGGCGGGATATTCTCAGCTCACGGACTTTGATTGGAAATATCAAACGTCACCACCGACCACGTCCGCCTACTGCCTTGCTATGAATGGCGACAGGTGTAACTGGCCACGGGGCAAAGTGCTTGGTGGCAGTAGCGTGCTGAACGCTATGGTGTATGTTCGGGGTAATCG ACGCGACTACGACAACTGGGCAGCGCTAGGCAACGTTGGGTGGAGTTATGCTGACGTGCTGCCATACTTCCTAAAGTCCGAGGACAACCGGAACCCGTATCTAGCAAGAACCCCGTACCACACCACCGGGGGTTACCTAACGGTTCAAGAATCCCCTTGGCGCTCTCCTATGTCGATCGCCTTCCTGCAAGCCGGGCAAGAGTTAGGCTACGACAACCGAGATATAAACGGTGCTAATCAAACCGGCTTCATGCTGACGCAATCAACAATCCGCCGCGGCAGCCGTTGTTCAACAGCAAAGGCTTTCCTGAGGCCAGTGAGGAACAGACCGAACCTACACATAGCGATGTACGCGCACGTTCTGAGGGTGTTGTTCAACGGCGACAAGAGAGCCACGGGGGTGGAGTTCGTCCGCGATGGCCGTCTACAGACTGTAAGAGTCCGACGAGAGGTCATAGTATCCGCCGGAACAATCAACACGCCTCAGCTGCTGATGCTATCGGGTATCGGGCCTAAGGAGCACCTGGCGGAGTTCGATATCCCGGTGATATCAGATCTGAGAGTCGGGGACAATCTACAGGACCATGCCGGCCTCGGTGGGTTGACGTTTCTCGTGAGTGAACCGCTCAGCGTGAGGAGAGACCGCTATCAAACGTTCTCTGTGATGATGGACTACATCCTGAACGAACGGGGCCCGATGACCAGCCCTGGCATAGAGGCTCTGGCCTTCGTCAATTCGAAGTACGCCGACCCTTCAGGGGATTTCCCGGATATCCAGTTTCACTTTGCGCCCAGCTCGGTCAGCTCCGACGGCGATGAACAGATTAAGAAGATCTTGGGGCTGAGAGACAAAGTTTACAACAGTATGTACAAGCCTCTGCTGAAATCCGAGACCTGGTCTGTCCTACCGTTGCTCCTCAGACCCAAAAGCTCAGGCTGGGTGAGACTCAAGAGTAGAAATCCGTTCGTTTATCCGGACATCAATCCCAACTACTTCACGCACAAAGAGGACATGGATATCCTGGTCGAAGGTATCAGGATTGCCATGCAGATTTCGAATACCACGGCGTTTCAAAGGTTTCGGTCAAGGCCACACACTATACCCATGCCAGGTTGTCAACGGTATCCCTTTGATACATACGACTACTGGGAGTGCTGCATTAGACATTTTACTTTTACTATTTATCATCCTACTGGGACCTGCAAGATGGGACCCAAGACTGATCCTACTGCTGTGGTAGACCCTAGGTTGAGGGTCTATGGGGTGAAAGGACTCAGGGTGGCTGATGCTTCTATCATGCCTGAGATTATCAGTGGGAACCCTAATGCACCGGTTATTATGATTGGTGAGAAGGCGAGTGATATTATCAAGGAAGACTGGTTGTATAAGAAAAGAAGGTTTGTTGGGAGATGA